CCGATCGGGGTAGTGATGGTAGGCGTACCGGCAAGCCAGCCATCGAGAATTTTGCCCTTCTGCCCCGCGCCGAAGCGCAGCGGTGCCAGGTTCAGCCGGTAGCGTGCGAGCGTCGCAAGTGCGTCGTCGGTGCGGCCGATGATGCGCAGGCCGGCTTTGGGGTTGTGGAAACGCTGCATGGCGTGGTCCGCATAGGCGCCATACACATGGCACTCCACACCGGGCAGCAACGCGCGCAGCTGCGGCCAGACCGCCTCGGCAAACCAGCTCACCGCATCCCGATTGGGTGCGTGCTTGAAACCGCCGATCATCGCCACATGTTCACGCTCCGCGAAACCGGGCAGCAAATTCGGCTGCGGCATTTCCCGCACCAGAAACGGCAGATAGTGCAATTGCCAGTCGGGCAGGCCGAAATGGTTTTTCAGCAGATCCATCTCAACCCGGGAAATCATGATGGTGAGATCGCAGCGCGCCATGGCGGCAATCTCGCGCTCGGCCACCGGATGAAAGAGGTTGAGTGGCTGGCCTGTTTTCAGCGCCAGGTGGCGGGCCTCGCGCAGGCTGTGAAAATCGCTGGTATCCAGCAGCGTTACCGCGCGCGGGCACTGCGCCCGCACCCGCCAGCCGAACTGCTCTTCCATCATAAAGCGGTCGTAAATCACCAGCGTGGGGTCTAGTGCGCGCACCCAGTCGTCGAAGCTGGAGTCATTCACCTCAATCTGGTGTTCGCTGTAACCGGTGTGCGCCTGAAAGGGTGTGGGTTGCGCCGGGCTGGCAATCTCAATGGTGTAACCCGCGTCACTGAGCAGGTCGAGAATATCCAGGGTGCGCCGACCGGCGGCGGTGGAGGCGGGCTCAGGCCATTGCTTGGCAATCAGCAGGGCACGGTTTGCAGGGGTATCGGATAACATCTGCAGGATTATGCCAGTTAAAGC
This genomic interval from Microbulbifer sp. Q7 contains the following:
- a CDS encoding glycosyltransferase; this encodes MLSDTPANRALLIAKQWPEPASTAAGRRTLDILDLLSDAGYTIEIASPAQPTPFQAHTGYSEHQIEVNDSSFDDWVRALDPTLVIYDRFMMEEQFGWRVRAQCPRAVTLLDTSDFHSLREARHLALKTGQPLNLFHPVAEREIAAMARCDLTIMISRVEMDLLKNHFGLPDWQLHYLPFLVREMPQPNLLPGFAEREHVAMIGGFKHAPNRDAVSWFAEAVWPQLRALLPGVECHVYGAYADHAMQRFHNPKAGLRIIGRTDDALATLARYRLNLAPLRFGAGQKGKILDGWLAGTPTITTPIGAESMADDDAWGYPLTEEPDQFAKIAADIYQNQERWQTVQDAGTRALVSGFSHAPHARDLIERVASVTADLDAHRNRNIWGRILRRTEHRAEEFMSRWIEAKNQLPGNG